A single window of Watersipora subatra chromosome 9, tzWatSuba1.1, whole genome shotgun sequence DNA harbors:
- the LOC137404058 gene encoding uncharacterized protein: protein MDVLIRSEAGEAASGTTSETSNSVFQINTASNTTSSSDERSVVILRSNPLILPMVCGLCGSQYATARELESHLDMHRDGLPAAKKGRGRPKGSRNRKLEDIEEIAESPSEAPNNLPQSGNIMNTQAGSSGRPQRIVRKPENDEFVHDETELDNLLVAEDSFAKQNLPECTSSGVLIARLEDYVNSKVLVLESDAPGAPGDRDAELVSQGLLETAMGVASASSLSQDTLSLQADEAMKALISSNDLSTTSTDENMQIACEVSEENENQDNITHIEVCLETNKDGMVVDGGANKESVSTNARMCELCCVVLPMAEMREHMVSTHMKGSNHEFHCPRVGCSQLFTTIPRLRRHLSEQHPPLAGTLTPRVYPCLAPNCGTIHKSKHALKLHTSDMHSSLAEVSTACNFCPRVFKSRRAQSSHMKAHTKVLNPVRCEKCFKEFRHPSALKFHMSMMPNCDKPKYVCAICGYKAVTPWRLNSHQKQVHSTSRPYTCEYCHKTYKTNEMLRQHTYKLHTGTPTYECEVCNKKFFYAAELREHSQLHNTTKQFVCPICHRAFKTMHVFRGHMNGKHSDTWYSCGFCKFTTSHKKSMKRHMVLVHKLKNVTLEVTPEEPQHQQVEVIQGDGELIQLSDSGHVVGSIHQMQYEDVGNVVIQNNNGEIITPEQLAREVNVTGGMIASQQIHVEGDMMTTQTITEEQMDDSFRHLITHERTVNEGEVSEVLVSLSAAGGPVESSAIPSPIATDTVITSGNS from the exons ATGGATGTTTTAATAAGATCAGAGGCAGGTGAGGCAGCAAGTGGTACAACATCAGAGACAAGCAATTCTGTATTTCAAATTAATACGGCTAGCAACACAACAAGTTCCTCAGATGAGAGATCGGTTGTTATACTGCGTTCTAATCCACTGATATTACCCATGGTTTGTGGACTTTGTGGAAGTCAGTATGCCACTGCTCGGG AATTGGAGAGCCATCTTGATATGCATAGAGATGGCCTTCCTGCTGCTAAGAAGGGCCGAGGCCGACCCAAGGGCTCGCGGAACAGAAAATTAGAAGACATAGAGGAAATAGCAGAGAGTCCATCTGAGGCGCCTAATAATCTGCCACAATCAGGAAACATCATGAA CACACAAGCGGGGAGCTCAGGACGACCCCAACGGATTGTGAGGAAACCGGAGAATGACGAGTTTGTACACGATGAAACTGAGCTGGACAAT TTGCTGGTAGCCGAAGATTCCTTTGCAAAACAGAACTTGCCTGAGTGTACAAGCAGTGGAGTGCTTATCGCTCGACTTGAGGACTATGTAAACTCGAAGGTATTAGTCCTTGAATCAGATGCACCAGGTGCACCTGGAGACAGAGATGCTGAGCTGGTGAGCCAGGGCCTGCTAGAGACCGCCATGGGCGTGGCCTCAGCCAGCAGTCTGTCGCAA GACACACTCAGTCTTCAAGCAGATGAGGCTATGAAGGCTTTGATCAGCAGCAATGACCTCTCAACAACATCGACTGACGAAAACATGCAAATTGCTTGTGAGGTCAGTGAAGAGAATGAAAACCAAGACAACATTACGCACATTGAGGTCTGTCTGGAGACAAATAAAGATG GAATGGTGGTAGATGGGGGCGCTAACAAGGAGTCCGTATCGACAAATGCCAGGATGTGTGAGCTTTGTTGCGTC GTGTTACCTATGGCCGAGATGCGTGAACATATGGTTAGTACACATATGAAAGGTTCCAACCATGAGTTTCATTGCCCGAGAGTTGGCTGCAGTCAGCTGTTTACTACTATACCACGCCTAAGGCGTCATCTCAGTGAGCAGCACCCGCCCCTCGCCGGCACCCTTACACCACGAGTCTATCCTTGCCTTGCACCCAACTGTGGCACT ATTCACAAGTCTAAGCACGCACTCAAGTTGCATACGTCTGACATGCATTCATCACTTGCAGAGGTTTCTACCGCTTGCAACTTTTGTCCCAGG GTTTTCAAGAGTAGGAGAGCTCAGTCTAGTCATATGAAAGCTCACACTAAGGTCTTAAATCCTGTTAGGTGTGAAAAGTGTTTCAAGGAGTTCAGGCACCCCTCCGCTCTCAAATTTCACAT GTCCATGATGCCCAATTGTGATAAACCAAAATACGTCTGCGCGATATGTGGCTACAAAGCTGTAACGCCATGGAGGCTGAACAGCCACCAAAAACAGGTGCACTCCA CGAGCAGACCGTACACCTGCGAGTACTGTCACAAGACATACAAAACAAATGAGATGCTGCGACAGCACACATACAAGCTGCACACTGGTACACCCACGTATGAGTGTGAGGTCTGCAACAAGAAGTTCTTCTACGCTGCCGAGTTGAGAGAGCACAGCCAACTACACAATA CCACAAAGCAGTTTGTCTGTCCTATTTGCCACCGAGCCTTCAAGACCATGCATGTCTTCCGAGGTCATATGAATGGCAAGCACTCTGACACCTGGTATAGCTGTGGCTTCTGCAAGTTCACTACTTCCCATAAAAAGTCGATGAAACGGCACATGGTATTAG TACACAAGTTGAAAAATGTGACATTGGAGGTGACACCTGAGGAGCCCCAACACCAGCAAGTGGAGGTCATACAGGGTGATGGAGAGCTCATACAACTCTCTGATAGTGGACATGTCGTTGGATCCATACATCAGATGCAG TATGAGGATGTGGGCAATGTTGTCATTCAGAACAACAATGGAGAGATCATTACACCTGAGCAGCTTGCCAGAGAGGTCAATGTTACAGGAGGTATGATAGCGAGTCAGCAGATACATGTAGAAGGAGATATGATGACGACTCAAACAATCACAGAGGAGCAAATGGATGACTCTTTTCGTCATCTCATCACACACGAGCGGACTG TCAATGAGGGGGAAGTATCCGAGGTGCTCGTATCCTTGAGTGCGGCTGGTGGACCTGTTGAGAGTTCGGCTATTCCATCGCCCATAGCAACTGACACTGTCATCACTTCTGGCAACTCCTGA
- the LOC137404593 gene encoding transcription factor HES-5-like, with protein sequence MGFTATSQDEAKIRRKINKPLVEKRRRERINKYLYELHGLLTESENHTPASKLEKADILEMAVSQIRKLKNKLRIKVIECGDNSMSVEQMHRLGLLQPDPPAPATHKLDIRIPSPARSPSGTSTGYPSPTPSLPGTQATPQYVQLNGAPLLLHPGIHSNTLLDNGLPTLSLGVATGHRTIASRQLAPQPWRPW encoded by the exons CGCAAGATGAAGCTAAGATTCGCCGCAAG ATAAACAAGCCACTGGTTGAGAAGAGGCGAAGAGAAAGAATTAACAAATACCTCTATGAGTTGCATGGATTACTAACAGAGTCTGAGAATCATACCCCAGCTAGCAAACTTGAGAAAGCTGACATCCTAGAAATGGCCGTCAGCCAGATTCgcaagctcaaaaacaaactcaGAATTAAAGTAATAG AGTGCGGTGACAACTCGATGAGTGTGGAACAAATGCACAGACTTGGTCTGCTACAGCCCGATCCTCCAGCACCAGCAACTCACAAACTAGACATTAGAATACCAAGCCCAGCCAGAAGTCCTAGCGGGACATCTACGGGTTACCCATCCCCAACACCAAGCCTACCAGGAACTCAGGCTACACCTCAGTACGTACAGCTGAATGGGGCACCATTACTACTCCACCCCGGCATACATAGTAATACATTATTAGACAATGGTCTACCTACACTATCACTGGGTGTAGCAACTGGGCATAGAACTATTGCGTCTAGACAATTAGCACCTCAGCCATGGAGGCCCTGGTAA